The Apus apus isolate bApuApu2 chromosome 1, bApuApu2.pri.cur, whole genome shotgun sequence nucleotide sequence CGTGGTCAACATGGCCAGTCCTCTTGGTCATGGAAAGGAAATCTGAAATCCAAATCCTTGATACTTGACTTTCGTACTTCTGTTTGTACTGGCAACACCTCAAAAGTAATTTATCGATTTCAATGAATCAATGATCTTATCTTGCAGTTTATAAACAATGTCACTGTGAATTTTAACACAAGAAACAAGGGGAGAAAGGGCATAAATATGTATCATATAACTGTCTTTTGAGACCAAGTCCATTTGAAGTTAGTGCAAAGACTAACTTCTGAAGCAAATGGAGCAGCTGATGTGTAATACTTCACATatgaaaacacagaaggttTTCATGACATGGCTTGGAATACAACGTACACCTGtagtagcatttttttttcccaaaaaaactAACTACATACCAAAAATCCAGAGATGACACGTTTGATTCTACAAGGTGCTAAGGTTTCAGCCTTTATTATAATTTGGGCCACAAAGACAACCTGCAACTTCATAGAAAATTTCAGACTGTTACAGAGCTACAGACCAACGAACCAACTGCTAGCGTATAATTTTTTCCCTTAGCTCTCTAAAGAcacttttctgttcttattATTTCCTGCAATTGAACTTATTGAAGCCAAAATAAGCAAGCCAGTAAGCAGCCTGAATTTGCCAAGATGATGAGCTATATATTATGAGgtacatatttctttttaattattgctttaaaggaaaaagcaagttttcttcCTAAACAGTAGCTACaaaaagaattagaaaatgATAAAACCTGTAGattattaattttgtatgtTTCTGTATAAATATCTCACAGGCCTGCCTAAGACTGTAATCATTAGGAATGTGCATTAATCCAACcactcctttttcctttgattaCACATAAATTATGTCCATCATATGTATAAACTACAAGTTCAAAAGTTAAATATTCATGCTCAGAAGGATTTTGCTCAGTCAGtgtttacattttcaaagcCAACAGAACTCAGTCTGCTTCTAGTgataactgaaagaaaaaagaaaatattttaaaggaccATCAAGAAAAATTTTGCTGGTATATTTTGCTTTATACTTTGTGCATCTTCATCTTTCTGTAGAGCAATGTTCCACTGGATATATGAAAAGCTACATGTGTAAAGAGATATTACTATATTAACTTCATTTATGCAATCTGGATACCACTACAATACTCTAGGCAGcacagtaattttctttttttacttgcaATAATTAACATTAGAGAGCAAAAGATGGctaaattaatttataactTCACAGTTTCTTGTACTAATTATTTCCTCCTCTTATATTTTAGGTCATCCTGTCACTCCCGCAAACACTAATCATTCATGGGATTTGAAGTTAATACTACTAAATAAATGAATTGCTTAATCTCCTATGACCATCTACACATACTTCATCTTCACAAAGCTTATCAATTTTATGTCATCAAGGACAGAGTGACCTTCATTTCCACAAAATGCCTCTTACTACTGGACAAGTTGGTTACAAATCTATCACTTATCCTCAGGAAGAAAATCCTTCGCGATCATCATTTGACAAATGCAAGTGTGTGTATTGTCAGTTGACCAGGTCATACTGAATTCCAAAACCATAATTGTGGAATACTAGAGTGTGTTACTTTTCTGAACATTCGAGCTAAGATGAAGGACATGCaactcaaaattaattttcttcttggcCTAGTTATCACTGCTCTGGTACaagctgtagaaaaaaaagcagactgcCCCGAGTCATGTATATGTGAGATCAGACCATGGTTCACCCCCAGGTCTGTGTATATGGAGGCTCCAACAGTGGACTGTAATGATTTAGGCCTTTTAAATTTTCCAGCCAGACTGCCTGCTGACACACAGGTTCTACTTCTACAGACTAATAACATTGCAAAAATTGAACATTCAGTAGACTTCCCAGTTAATTTAACTGGTCTAGATTTATCTCAGAACAATTTATCCTCCATGACCAGTATTAATCTTAGAAAGATACCACAGTTGCTGTCAGTGTAccttgaagaaaacaaacttatGGAACTCCCTGAAGGATGTCTCTCTGGACTCCACAATTTACAAGAGCTTTATATTAATCATAACCTGCTTTCTGTGATTGCACCGGGAGCTTTCATAGGACTCAATAATCTTCTCAGACTTCATCTCAATTCAAATGGCCTGCAAATGATCAACAGGAAGTGGTTTGAAGCTACTCCTAATCTTGAAATTCTCATAATTGGAGAAAATCCAATAATCAGAATTGAAGATATGAATTTTAAGCCTCTTATCAATCTGCGCAGCCTAGTTTTAGCAGGCATAAATCTCACTGAAATACCAGATAATGCTTTGGTTGGCCTTGACAATTTAGAAAGCATCTCCTTTTATGACAACAGATTTGTCAGAGTGCCACACATCGCTCTTCAAAAGGCTACAAATCTTAAATTTCTGGATCTAAATAAGAATCCCATTAACAGAATACGGCGAGGAGATTTTAGCAATATGCTGCACCTTAAAGAGTTAGGAATTAATAACATGCCTGAACTGATTTCTATAGATAGTCTTGCTGTTGATAATTTGccagatttaagaaaaatagaagCTACCAATAACCCCAGATTATCATACATTCATCCAAATGCATTCTACAGACTTCCCAAGCTGGAATCGCTCATGCTCAACAGCAACGCACTGAGCGCCCTGTACCGCAGTACGATCGAATCCCTGCCTAACCTGAAAGAAGTCAGTATACACAGCAACCCCATTAGATGTGACTGCGTCATCCGCTGGATTAAcatgaataaaacaaacattcGCTTCATGGAGCCAGAGTCCCTGTTTTGTGTAGACCCTCCTGAATTCCAAGGCCAGAACGTGAGACAGATACACTACCGGGAAATGATGGAAATCTGTCTCCCTCTCATTGCTCCTGAAAGTTTTCCATCTACTCTGGATTTAAAAACTGGCAGCCATATTTCCTTACACTGCAGAGCAACAGCAGAACCAGAACCTGAAATCTATTGGATCACACCATCAGGACACAAACTTTTGCCTAAtactatttcaaataaatactaCATTCACTCTGAAGGAACATTAGACATAAGTGATGtaacacaaaaagaaagtgGCTTATACACATGTATAGCAACAAATTTAGTTGGGGCAGACCTTAAGTCAGTCATGATTAAAGTGGACGGCTCTTTCCCTCAGGACAGCAGTGGATCTttgaacattaaaataaaagatataaaatctaattctgttttggtttcatGGAAAGCAAGTTCTAAAATTCTGAAGTCCAGTGTTAGATGGACAGcctttctgaaagctgaaaatacTCAGGCTGCACAGAGCGCTCGAATACCATCTGATATAAAGGTATATAATCTCACGCACCTAAATCCATCAACTGAATACGAAATTTGTATAGATATTCCCACTATCTATTCACAGAATAAGAAACAGTGTGTCAATGTAACCACAAAAGGACTGGACTTGGAAATGAAAGGCTATGAAAAGATCGACATAATACGATTCCTTGCCTGCCTTGGCGCTCTTTTGGGAATCACCTCTGTGATATATTTCTACAGCTGCATCTCTCGAGAGATGAACTATGACATTGGACACAGCTATCTAAACAATTACCTGAAGAAACAATCCTTTTCACTCAATGAGCTTTATCCTCCTCTAATTGGTCTTTGGGACAtgggcaaagaaaaaagcacatcAATGGAAGTAAAAGCAACTGTAATAGGTGTACCAACTAATGTGTCATAAAGATGTCAGTATATCAGTCAATTTCTGAAATAACAAGCACAAGTCTGCATTTGTGCTGAATAAAAAGGCAACAtgtaaaagcatttattttaggaACTAGACACATggactttgctgctgctgacaaaTGGGAATATGTACTGACTCAGTGTAAGAGAAGGATTGTGACTGACTTCTAATGGTATTCTACCAACCAAATACAATTAACTTCATTTTCTAAAACTTTCATGGGACTTTAAAGTCTGGAATACAGTGCAAGTAGCCAAGaagattttctgtatttttttttttttattatataaaagtAGTGGAACTGAGCAATACCTCCTCCTGTGCTGTATTACACACACTAGCCACGAGTTTTTGCAGTGAACAGATATACTAGGATTGACAAAT carries:
- the LRRN3 gene encoding leucine-rich repeat neuronal protein 3, giving the protein MKDMQLKINFLLGLVITALVQAVEKKADCPESCICEIRPWFTPRSVYMEAPTVDCNDLGLLNFPARLPADTQVLLLQTNNIAKIEHSVDFPVNLTGLDLSQNNLSSMTSINLRKIPQLLSVYLEENKLMELPEGCLSGLHNLQELYINHNLLSVIAPGAFIGLNNLLRLHLNSNGLQMINRKWFEATPNLEILIIGENPIIRIEDMNFKPLINLRSLVLAGINLTEIPDNALVGLDNLESISFYDNRFVRVPHIALQKATNLKFLDLNKNPINRIRRGDFSNMLHLKELGINNMPELISIDSLAVDNLPDLRKIEATNNPRLSYIHPNAFYRLPKLESLMLNSNALSALYRSTIESLPNLKEVSIHSNPIRCDCVIRWINMNKTNIRFMEPESLFCVDPPEFQGQNVRQIHYREMMEICLPLIAPESFPSTLDLKTGSHISLHCRATAEPEPEIYWITPSGHKLLPNTISNKYYIHSEGTLDISDVTQKESGLYTCIATNLVGADLKSVMIKVDGSFPQDSSGSLNIKIKDIKSNSVLVSWKASSKILKSSVRWTAFLKAENTQAAQSARIPSDIKVYNLTHLNPSTEYEICIDIPTIYSQNKKQCVNVTTKGLDLEMKGYEKIDIIRFLACLGALLGITSVIYFYSCISREMNYDIGHSYLNNYLKKQSFSLNELYPPLIGLWDMGKEKSTSMEVKATVIGVPTNVS